From the genome of Pyxidicoccus xibeiensis:
CGCGGGCTGCACGCGCTTCATCGTGCACGCGCGCAAGGCGTGGTTGCAGGGGCTGAGCCCGAAGGAGAACCGGGACGTGCCCCCGCTGCGCTACGAGCTCGTCTACCGGCTGAAGAGCGAGTTCCCGCACCTGGACATCAGCATCAACGGCGGCATCAAGACGCTGGACGCCGCCGCCGAGCACCTGAAGCAGGTGGACGGGGTGATGATTGGCCGCGCCGTGTACGAGAGCCCGTATCTGCTGGCGGAGGCGGACCAGCGGTTCTTCGGCTCGAAGGAGGCTCCGCCGGAGCGGCACGCGGTGGTCGAGGCGATGCTGCCCTATATCGAGCGGCGCATGTCGCAGGGCGCGCCGCTGGGGGCGATTACGCGGCACATGCTGGGGCTGTTCCAGGGGCTGCCCGGTGCGCGCGCGTGGCGCCGGCACCTGAGTGAGAACGCGCACAAGCGCGGCGCGGGGCCGGAGGTGCTGGTCGGCGCGCTGGCGAAGGTGCGGCGGTCGCCCGACGCGGA
Proteins encoded in this window:
- the dusA gene encoding tRNA dihydrouridine(20/20a) synthase DusA; the protein is MMPLSPMPLCVAPMMDWTDRNCRYFHRLLSRHTLLYTEMVTTGAILHGDRERLLGYEPAEHPVALQLGGSEPDALAASARVGEEWGYDEINLNVGCPSDRVQSGRFGACLMAEPDLVARGVAAMREAVRIPVTVKSRIAIDDLEEWPTLEGFVRKVSAAGCTRFIVHARKAWLQGLSPKENRDVPPLRYELVYRLKSEFPHLDISINGGIKTLDAAAEHLKQVDGVMIGRAVYESPYLLAEADQRFFGSKEAPPERHAVVEAMLPYIERRMSQGAPLGAITRHMLGLFQGLPGARAWRRHLSENAHKRGAGPEVLVGALAKVRRSPDADVAA